The Pyxidicoccus trucidator genomic sequence CAGCGAGTTGCCATCCGACAGGAAGAGCTCCAGCTCCAGCTGGCTGTCCTGGGCATGGAATTCGTCGGAGTAGATGCGGGCACCGCCCCGGCTGATGTCCTGCACCTGCTGCTTCGCACCAAACCGCAGCCGCGCCGGCCGCGAATACAGCGGAGCCTGGAGGCGCGGATACGAACGACGATCAACCTGCGCATGTGAGGTGGGCATGGACGGAAATGATGGCCGGATGTCTTCCGTGCCGACTCATTTCTGAGAACCCGATAGTCAGATTCGGAACGCGGGTGAGACCTGTGATGACCGCCCGACATTGCTCCTGCCCCGTCAGGTAGCTTGTGCGTCGGGACCCAGGTTGACGCTCCGCTGGCGACGCGCCGACGTTCGATGACGGCGCGAGCCCTTCACCGCGACGTACGGTCCGCGTCGCGCGGGGGAGGTCCTTCCGACGGTGAGAGGGCCGGGTGTCCCCGCGTGGCCCTGTCGTGGCCGCCCGGGATTCGCGACGT encodes the following:
- a CDS encoding PilZ domain-containing protein codes for the protein MPTSHAQVDRRSYPRLQAPLYSRPARLRFGAKQQVQDISRGGARIYSDEFHAQDSQLELELFLSDGNSLECTAHVVWVTKLPPGAVARYEVGLAFLDGPPTMLTRLQPLLVPDALDS